One region of Marivirga arenosa genomic DNA includes:
- a CDS encoding collagen-like triple helix repeat-containing protein, whose product MKNLFYIIFALGFLFLGSCTFNGQDGAPGPQGPAGPRGPAGQDGQDGQEAFVFEYELITFSASNEYSVFLDFPGDFVMLDSDVAHVYFLYGQTEEGDNIWRALPQTEFTKFGTLIYNYDFTIFDVNLFLDANFNLNELGASYTDDWKARVVVVPGQFTNGRVADSVDFTNYHEVIEYYGLSEEDVKTVK is encoded by the coding sequence ATGAAAAATCTATTCTACATAATATTCGCATTAGGATTTCTCTTTTTAGGAAGCTGCACTTTTAATGGACAAGATGGAGCCCCTGGACCACAAGGACCTGCCGGACCTCGAGGACCTGCTGGACAGGATGGGCAAGACGGCCAAGAAGCTTTTGTATTCGAATATGAACTTATTACCTTCTCAGCTTCAAATGAATATAGTGTTTTTTTAGATTTCCCGGGTGATTTTGTAATGTTAGATTCTGATGTTGCCCACGTTTATTTCCTTTATGGTCAAACAGAAGAAGGCGATAATATTTGGAGAGCGCTTCCACAAACAGAATTCACTAAATTCGGTACCTTAATTTACAATTACGATTTCACCATATTCGATGTGAATTTATTCTTAGATGCTAATTTTAACCTTAATGAATTAGGTGCATCCTACACTGATGATTGGAAAGCTAGAGTAGTAGTTGTTCCTGGTCAATTTACAAATGGTAGAGTAGCAGATTCAGTTGATTTCACCAATTACCATGAAGTGATTGAATATTATGGCCTCTCCGAAGAAGATGTTAAAACAGTTAAATAA
- a CDS encoding TerC/Alx family metal homeostasis membrane protein, whose protein sequence is MNSILEFFNNTEHILYTVFAVVIIIFLIFDLGFFNKKAKKVSLKSAAYQSVFWVVISIAFGYLIYRFYGGTVVMLEFFSAYVAEYALSVDNIFVILLILRYFKVDDTYYHKILFWGVLGAIIFRAIFIFLGAFLVNQFHWILYIFGAFLVYSGIKIFFSKEEDDLDPEKNLIIQFARKYLRITKGNFSGKFIIRRGRAILFTPLFLVILLVESTDLIFAVDSIPAVFAISQNEFILYTSNIFAILGLRAKFFLLAGIIDRFYLLQKGLSFILIFIGAKMLLEIFHIHINTFASFTVIFSTLLLSILLSLLIPQKTKSNDFI, encoded by the coding sequence ATGAACAGCATTCTGGAATTCTTTAATAACACTGAACACATCCTTTATACGGTTTTTGCAGTTGTTATTATTATTTTCCTAATCTTTGACTTGGGCTTCTTTAATAAGAAAGCCAAAAAAGTATCGCTCAAGTCTGCTGCTTATCAATCTGTTTTTTGGGTGGTAATCTCTATCGCTTTTGGATATTTGATCTACAGATTTTATGGCGGTACCGTTGTTATGTTAGAATTCTTTTCTGCATATGTTGCAGAATATGCACTTTCTGTTGACAATATTTTCGTCATCTTACTAATTTTAAGATATTTCAAAGTAGATGATACCTATTATCATAAAATTTTATTTTGGGGTGTTTTAGGGGCCATCATATTTAGAGCAATTTTTATTTTTCTAGGAGCATTTTTAGTAAATCAATTCCATTGGATTCTATATATATTTGGCGCATTCCTGGTTTACAGTGGAATTAAAATATTCTTTTCAAAAGAAGAAGACGATCTAGATCCAGAAAAGAATTTGATAATCCAATTTGCCAGAAAATACTTACGTATTACAAAAGGTAATTTTAGTGGTAAATTTATAATTAGAAGAGGCAGAGCAATTTTGTTCACTCCATTGTTTTTGGTCATTCTTTTAGTAGAATCAACTGATTTGATTTTTGCTGTGGATTCTATTCCAGCAGTATTTGCTATATCCCAGAATGAATTCATTCTTTATACCTCGAACATTTTTGCTATTCTAGGTTTAAGGGCAAAGTTCTTTTTACTTGCTGGTATAATAGATAGATTTTACTTGCTACAAAAAGGACTATCATTCATCCTGATTTTTATTGGGGCTAAAATGTTATTGGAAATTTTCCACATCCATATCAATACATTCGCCTCCTTTACGGTTATTTTCTCAACCTTATTATTGTCAATTCTTTTGAGTCTATTAATTCCTCAAAAAACTAAATCAAACGATTTCATTTAA